From Rhodovastum atsumiense, a single genomic window includes:
- a CDS encoding M20/M25/M40 family metallo-hydrolase: protein MPLRPAPDAARTWALTLTAIPSVTGTTEEAAFATRFADMLRARPAFAGRAADVWTIPVPGGRFPRACVAALVRGRGAETVVLTGHFDTVRTDDYGDLRDLALDPEALRPALLARLAEPASDAERQARDDLASGAFLPGRGLMDMKSGLAAALAVLEAFAAAPDRIGNLLFLAVPDEEANSAGARAAAPALHDIAARHGLAIVAAINLDSIGDPGDGTAGRQVALGSVGKLLPSALVVGRAAHVADSFTGLGACALAGSLAAAMEWAPELVERTGEEVASGPTLLGMRDTKPGYDVTMPGSVWMFWNVACHRQGPVQVMDAVRAIAGRALADTVAALGARRQAALGDGALPEVAVLSYSELLASVLARRPQAEAAIAALAAEVAEAGLDLPEQCRRITEKVLSLSGRSGPAVVLGFASLPYLPATLGPDANAVRLAAAVREATSCVGARHGTSIGTCAYFRGISDMSFIGQADAAAIPAIARDTPCWGAGLPWPDGPALGEVPIVNAGPWGRDYHTPLERVDAAYAFTVLPDLVAEIVERMLGHVG, encoded by the coding sequence ATGCCGCTTCGCCCCGCCCCTGATGCCGCCCGCACCTGGGCGCTGACCCTGACTGCCATACCCAGCGTCACCGGCACCACCGAGGAAGCCGCCTTCGCGACGCGCTTCGCCGATATGTTGCGCGCTCGTCCCGCCTTCGCTGGGCGCGCCGCGGATGTCTGGACCATTCCGGTCCCGGGGGGGCGTTTCCCGCGTGCCTGCGTCGCCGCCCTGGTGCGTGGCCGTGGCGCGGAGACGGTGGTGCTGACGGGTCATTTCGACACGGTCCGCACCGATGATTACGGCGATCTGCGCGACCTGGCGCTCGATCCGGAGGCGCTGCGGCCGGCCTTGCTCGCCCGTCTCGCCGAGCCGGCCTCGGACGCGGAGCGCCAGGCGCGGGACGACCTGGCCTCCGGTGCCTTCCTGCCGGGGCGTGGGCTGATGGACATGAAATCGGGGCTGGCGGCGGCGCTCGCGGTGCTGGAAGCCTTTGCCGCCGCGCCCGACCGCATCGGCAACCTGCTGTTCCTGGCGGTGCCGGACGAAGAGGCGAACTCCGCCGGCGCCCGCGCCGCCGCCCCGGCCCTGCACGACATCGCCGCCCGGCATGGCCTTGCCATCGTGGCGGCCATCAACCTCGATTCCATCGGCGATCCCGGCGACGGCACGGCGGGGCGGCAGGTGGCGCTCGGCAGTGTCGGCAAGCTGCTGCCGAGCGCGCTGGTGGTTGGCCGCGCCGCCCATGTCGCCGACAGCTTCACCGGCCTGGGGGCCTGTGCCCTCGCCGGCAGCCTGGCTGCGGCGATGGAGTGGGCGCCCGAACTGGTCGAGCGCACCGGCGAGGAGGTTGCCTCCGGGCCGACCCTGCTCGGCATGCGCGACACCAAGCCGGGCTATGACGTGACCATGCCGGGCTCGGTCTGGATGTTCTGGAACGTCGCCTGTCACCGGCAGGGGCCGGTGCAGGTGATGGACGCGGTCCGCGCCATCGCCGGGCGTGCCCTGGCGGACACGGTGGCGGCGCTCGGGGCGCGGCGGCAGGCGGCCCTTGGCGATGGGGCGCTGCCGGAGGTGGCGGTCCTGAGCTATTCGGAGTTGCTTGCCTCCGTGCTGGCGCGCCGCCCGCAGGCAGAGGCCGCGATCGCGGCGCTTGCCGCCGAGGTGGCGGAGGCGGGACTCGACCTGCCTGAACAATGCCGGCGCATCACCGAGAAGGTGTTGTCTCTCTCCGGACGCAGCGGGCCTGCCGTGGTGTTGGGTTTCGCTTCCCTGCCCTATCTGCCGGCGACGCTCGGCCCGGATGCCAACGCCGTCCGGCTCGCCGCCGCCGTGCGGGAGGCCACCTCATGCGTGGGCGCCCGGCATGGCACTTCCATTGGCACCTGCGCCTATTTCCGCGGCATTTCCGACATGAGCTTCATCGGTCAGGCCGACGCGGCGGCGATTCCGGCGATTGCGCGGGACACCCCCTGCTGGGGCGCCGGCCTGCCCTGGCCGGACGGTCCGGCGCTCGGCGAGGTGCCGATCGTCAATGCCGGCCCCTGGGGACGCGATTACCACACGCCGCTTGAGCGCGTGGACGCCGCCTATGCCTTCACGGTGCTGCCCGACCTGGTCGCGGAGATCGTCGAGCGGATGCTGGGGCACGTCGGATAA
- a CDS encoding CocE/NonD family hydrolase produces the protein MPTEMVAMRDGVRLATDIYLPEGTGPWPVVLERTPYGRAAIRRSELSQAEPAPVDGPGLAARFTARGYAVVLQDCRGRHGSEGRFVKYLADAEDGVDTCQWITSQPWCDGHICTIGLSYGAHAAAALGCLDPPGVIAQVLDSGGFNDAWTSGIRHNGAFELRHITWALREARQSPEALADPVLRAALEAEDIHAWITRLPWRPGHSPLRHHPDYEAYLLDQLRHGPRDGFWKQAGIWAEGFYHRFSRADCVHMSSWFDAYVPTAIGNFCGLSAAGRGRQRLILGPWTHGDRSGRVAGDVDFGPEAPIDSWAGDWLSYRLRHFEAATQGTANTEPPVRVFVMGGGSGRRTEAGHLDHGGRWITATDWPPAEVAPQVLHLHADGRLDAEASDNGGALAFDFDPANPVPTIGGSFASLEPLAVAGSFDQVESPEFFGCRPPYLPLASRPDVLVFQTAPLADAVQVVGRVEFELWVATNGPDTDFTVKLIDVHPANADYPRGYAMLLGDTIQRLRYAEDPGDPQIRRPGEVVRIRLGINIANLFLPGHRIRIDVSSSNFPKFDVNPNTGEPDGMSRRHRVAVNTVFCDRGRPSRVTLPVLPL, from the coding sequence ATGCCCACCGAAATGGTCGCCATGCGCGACGGTGTGCGACTTGCCACCGATATCTACCTTCCCGAGGGGACCGGACCCTGGCCGGTCGTGCTGGAACGCACGCCCTATGGCCGCGCCGCGATCCGGCGCAGCGAGCTTTCCCAGGCCGAGCCGGCGCCGGTCGATGGCCCCGGCCTGGCCGCGCGCTTCACCGCGCGCGGCTATGCCGTGGTGCTGCAGGATTGCCGCGGCCGGCACGGCAGCGAAGGCCGTTTCGTGAAATACCTCGCCGATGCCGAGGACGGCGTCGACACCTGCCAGTGGATCACCAGCCAGCCCTGGTGCGATGGACACATCTGTACCATCGGGCTGTCCTACGGCGCGCATGCCGCGGCCGCCCTGGGCTGCCTCGATCCGCCGGGGGTGATCGCGCAGGTGCTGGACAGCGGCGGCTTCAACGACGCCTGGACCAGCGGCATCCGCCACAACGGCGCCTTCGAGCTGCGCCACATCACCTGGGCGCTGCGCGAGGCGCGGCAATCACCGGAGGCGCTCGCCGATCCGGTGCTGCGCGCGGCGCTGGAAGCCGAGGACATCCACGCCTGGATCACCCGCCTGCCCTGGCGGCCGGGCCACTCGCCGCTGCGCCACCATCCCGATTACGAGGCCTATCTGCTCGACCAGCTTCGGCATGGTCCCCGCGATGGGTTCTGGAAGCAGGCCGGCATCTGGGCGGAGGGGTTCTACCATCGCTTCAGCCGGGCCGATTGCGTGCACATGTCGTCCTGGTTCGACGCCTACGTGCCGACGGCGATCGGCAATTTCTGCGGGCTGAGCGCTGCGGGACGGGGGCGGCAGCGGCTGATCCTGGGGCCATGGACCCATGGCGACCGCAGCGGCCGCGTCGCCGGGGATGTCGATTTCGGGCCGGAGGCGCCGATCGACAGTTGGGCCGGCGACTGGCTGTCCTACCGGCTGCGCCATTTCGAGGCCGCGACCCAGGGCACCGCCAACACCGAACCGCCGGTGCGCGTCTTCGTCATGGGCGGCGGCAGCGGGCGGCGGACCGAAGCCGGGCATCTCGACCATGGCGGGCGCTGGATCACGGCGACCGACTGGCCGCCCGCCGAGGTGGCACCGCAGGTGTTGCACCTGCATGCCGACGGGCGGCTCGACGCCGAGGCGTCCGACAATGGCGGCGCCCTGGCCTTCGATTTCGATCCGGCGAACCCGGTGCCGACGATCGGCGGCAGCTTCGCCTCGCTTGAGCCGCTCGCGGTGGCGGGCAGCTTCGACCAGGTGGAATCGCCGGAGTTCTTCGGCTGCCGCCCGCCCTATCTGCCGCTTGCCTCCCGGCCGGACGTGCTGGTGTTCCAGACCGCGCCGCTCGCGGACGCCGTGCAGGTGGTCGGGCGGGTGGAGTTCGAGCTGTGGGTGGCGACCAACGGCCCCGACACCGACTTCACCGTCAAGCTGATCGACGTGCACCCGGCCAATGCCGACTACCCGCGCGGCTACGCGATGCTGCTCGGCGATACCATCCAGCGGCTGCGCTACGCCGAGGACCCGGGCGACCCGCAGATCCGTCGCCCGGGCGAGGTGGTGCGCATCCGGCTCGGCATCAACATCGCCAACCTGTTCCTGCCGGGACACCGCATCCGGATCGACGTGTCTTCCTCCAACTTCCCGAAATTCGATGTGAACCCGAATACCGGGGAACCGGACGGGATGTCGCGACGACACCGCGTGGCGGTGAATACCGTGTTCTGTGATCGCGGCCGGCCCAGCCGGGTCACGCTGCCGGTGTTGCCGCTCTAG